From Candidatus Methylomirabilota bacterium, one genomic window encodes:
- a CDS encoding septum formation initiator family protein: protein MRTGRVVAGRQEEFAAARSARKRRLTFVAVLAIVIAVASVGGKKSLVKVLQMSKTRTELQQEITRLRQVNEELDREIRAFVNNPGQVEAIAREDLGLVKPGEIVYQFGPPRPTTAPPASSR from the coding sequence ATGCGGACGGGACGGGTTGTCGCCGGCAGACAGGAAGAGTTCGCAGCGGCGAGGAGCGCCCGCAAACGGCGACTCACCTTCGTCGCCGTACTGGCGATTGTGATTGCGGTAGCCTCTGTGGGCGGGAAGAAGAGTCTCGTCAAGGTCCTTCAAATGAGCAAGACCAGAACCGAGCTTCAGCAGGAGATCACACGGCTCAGGCAGGTCAACGAAGAACTAGATCGGGAGATCCGGGCCTTCGTCAATAATCCGGGTCAGGTCGAGGCGATTGCTCGCGAGGATCTCGGACTGGTGAAACCAGGGGAAATCGTGTACCAGTTCGGTCCGCCGAGACCGACCACTGCTCCGCCCGCCTCCTCCCGTTAA
- the ispG gene encoding flavodoxin-dependent (E)-4-hydroxy-3-methylbut-2-enyl-diphosphate synthase has protein sequence MIERRKTRQIQVGTVKIGGHAPVSVQSMTKTDTRDVRATVDQIWALEVAGCDIVRVGVPEREAAEKLWEIRKQIRIPLIADIHFDYRLALIALEQGVDGLRLNPGNIGDRSRVEEVVKAAAERKAPIRIGVNAGSLEKDLLARDGGPTPKGMVESALRHIRILEDLNYPEMKVSLKASDPLMMIEAYRLLAEEIEYPLHLGVTEAGTPGVGTIRSAVGIGTLLAEGIGDTIRVSLSADPVEEIKAGVEILKSLGLRRGGLTLVACPSCARADIDLVPLAKEVERRLAGITKEIHVAVMGCEVNGPGEARGADIGVAGGKGIGWIFKKGAAARKVKESEIVDALVEEVNKMVSEGDGHA, from the coding sequence ATGATTGAACGACGTAAGACGCGGCAGATTCAGGTGGGAACCGTCAAGATCGGCGGCCACGCGCCGGTATCGGTCCAGTCGATGACGAAGACCGATACGCGGGATGTCCGGGCCACGGTGGATCAGATCTGGGCATTAGAGGTCGCCGGATGTGATATCGTGCGGGTCGGCGTCCCGGAGAGAGAAGCCGCAGAAAAACTGTGGGAGATCCGTAAGCAGATCCGAATCCCCTTAATCGCCGACATCCACTTCGACTACAGGCTTGCCCTGATCGCTCTCGAACAGGGCGTAGACGGCCTCCGTCTCAACCCAGGTAATATCGGGGACCGTTCTCGCGTGGAGGAGGTCGTCAAGGCGGCGGCCGAGCGAAAGGCGCCGATCCGCATCGGCGTGAACGCCGGATCTCTGGAAAAGGATCTGCTGGCCAGAGACGGTGGGCCGACTCCAAAGGGGATGGTGGAGAGCGCCCTGCGCCACATTCGGATTCTCGAAGATTTGAACTATCCCGAGATGAAGGTCTCGTTGAAGGCCTCTGATCCCCTGATGATGATTGAGGCGTACCGCCTGCTGGCGGAAGAGATCGAATACCCCCTCCACCTGGGTGTCACAGAGGCCGGGACACCAGGAGTGGGAACGATCAGGTCGGCCGTCGGTATCGGGACGCTGCTGGCCGAAGGGATCGGTGACACGATCCGGGTGTCGCTCTCGGCTGATCCCGTTGAGGAGATCAAAGCTGGCGTTGAGATCTTGAAGTCACTCGGACTTCGGAGGGGTGGACTCACGTTGGTCGCCTGTCCATCTTGCGCGAGAGCCGATATCGATCTGGTTCCCCTTGCCAAGGAGGTAGAGCGGCGGCTGGCGGGGATCACGAAGGAGATCCACGTCGCCGTGATGGGGTGCGAGGTCAACGGACCGGGAGAGGCCAGAGGGGCCGATATCGGGGTCGCCGGCGGCAAGGGGATCGGCTGGATTTTCAAAAAGGGAGCGGCGGCGCGGAAAGTCAAGGAGTCCGAGATCGTTGACGCCTTGGTCGAGGAGGTCAACAAGATGGTGTCAGAAGGCGACGGTCATGCCTAG
- a CDS encoding phosphoglucomutase/phosphomannomutase family protein yields the protein MKPIRFGTSGWRDIIADTFTFANVRLVARAIAEHLLAEGIDQPYVVVGYDTRFLSEAFAAETAAVLAAHGVRVWLTDRDVPTPVVAYEVIRRGAAGGLNITASHNPSEYNGLKFSGPSGGPVLPAVTDRIEKRVQGLLAQPETPCPPLGELEAKGLVVRIDPRPTYLNRLRELVDLHTIAAARLKVAVDLLYGTAGGYLDEILREAGCDVQILHGSRNPAFGGMAPDPSEANLRELAAFVRSGGFQLGLATDGDADRYGIIDRDGRFIEPNYILALLLRHLITTRGWRTGVARSVATSHLVDAVARPQAVPVYETKVGFKYLGELITQGKVALCGEESAGLSILGHVPEKDGILAALLVTEMVAMAGGTGVQGLLDALYAEVGGAIYARRLNLHLTPEQQGRLADRLKELPTRVAGLAVVEVNRLDGTKLLLEDGSWFLVRSSGTEPVVRLYLDAHSEAQIEELTAAARALLDV from the coding sequence GTGAAGCCCATCCGGTTCGGTACCTCCGGCTGGCGCGATATCATCGCCGATACCTTCACCTTTGCCAATGTTCGCCTTGTGGCGCGAGCCATTGCAGAACACCTGCTCGCTGAGGGGATTGATCAACCGTATGTGGTTGTAGGGTACGATACACGCTTTCTCTCGGAGGCCTTCGCGGCCGAGACGGCGGCAGTTTTGGCAGCTCACGGTGTCCGGGTCTGGCTCACTGATCGGGACGTACCCACGCCCGTTGTCGCATATGAAGTGATTCGCCGCGGCGCAGCCGGCGGCCTGAACATTACGGCCAGCCACAACCCGTCCGAATATAACGGGCTCAAATTCTCCGGCCCTTCCGGCGGCCCGGTCCTTCCCGCGGTCACCGACCGAATCGAGAAGAGGGTTCAGGGGCTGCTGGCGCAACCCGAGACCCCGTGTCCTCCGCTCGGAGAGCTGGAGGCCAAAGGCCTTGTGGTACGGATTGACCCGCGGCCGACATACCTGAACCGACTGCGAGAGTTGGTAGATCTGCACACGATCGCTGCAGCACGCCTGAAGGTGGCGGTCGACCTGCTCTATGGAACTGCCGGGGGCTACCTGGACGAGATCCTGCGCGAGGCCGGGTGTGACGTACAGATCCTGCACGGATCCAGAAATCCCGCGTTCGGCGGTATGGCGCCGGATCCCTCAGAAGCGAACCTGCGGGAGCTTGCGGCGTTCGTAAGGTCCGGCGGATTCCAGCTTGGATTGGCCACCGATGGTGATGCCGATCGATACGGGATCATTGACCGGGACGGCCGCTTCATCGAGCCAAACTATATCCTGGCTCTTCTCCTGCGACATCTGATCACAACTCGCGGATGGCGCACGGGGGTCGCTCGATCGGTAGCCACCAGCCATCTTGTTGATGCGGTAGCTCGGCCGCAAGCGGTCCCGGTGTATGAAACCAAGGTCGGGTTCAAATACCTTGGTGAACTCATCACTCAAGGCAAGGTCGCGCTCTGCGGCGAGGAAAGCGCCGGTCTGTCGATCCTTGGGCACGTGCCTGAAAAGGATGGAATTCTTGCCGCCCTCTTAGTCACAGAAATGGTCGCCATGGCCGGTGGTACCGGTGTCCAAGGCCTGCTCGATGCGCTCTATGCCGAGGTGGGGGGCGCGATTTACGCTCGCCGCCTGAACCTCCATCTTACGCCGGAACAGCAAGGACGCCTGGCCGATCGTCTGAAAGAGTTACCAACGCGGGTGGCCGGACTGGCCGTGGTGGAGGTGAACAGACTGGATGGCACGAAACTGCTGCTTGAGGACGGCAGTTGGTTCCTCGTGCGGTCTTCAGGAACAGAACCGGTCGTGCGTCTCTACCTGGACGCGCATTCCGAGGCGCAGATCGAGGAGTTGACCGCAGCGGCCCGGGCGCTCCTCGACGTCTGA
- a CDS encoding 1-deoxy-D-xylulose-5-phosphate reductoisomerase, whose amino-acid sequence MKRVSILGSTGTIGVKALAMIDLHRDSFEIAALAARDNIDLVEQQIRQFSPRIVAVGTSNAARTLKERVKDIPVEIVWGDEGVLNVATASEADIVLTAIVGAAGLLPSLAAIKAGKDIALATKEVMVMAGELVIAEARARGVRLLPVDSEHSAIFQCLGGQHSCAYLKRVLLTSSGGPFRQRSKESFASITPDEALRHPTWVMGKKITIDSATLMNKGLEVIEASWFFSLTPQQIDVIIHPQSIIHSMVEFVDGAILAQMGVTDMGLPILYALSFPDRLQTPLPPLDLNSLSALTFEPVDREKFPCLGFAYQALQAGGTYPAVLNAANEVAVDLFLSGRINFPDISALIARAMDSHRGRKIDSLEDAIDADREARELVLAALPT is encoded by the coding sequence GTGAAACGCGTGAGCATTCTGGGCTCAACAGGGACAATCGGGGTCAAGGCGTTAGCCATGATCGATCTGCACCGCGACTCTTTTGAGATAGCGGCCCTTGCGGCTAGGGATAATATCGATCTTGTGGAGCAACAGATCAGGCAATTTTCCCCACGCATTGTCGCCGTCGGAACATCGAATGCCGCAAGAACCCTAAAGGAACGAGTAAAAGACATCCCTGTCGAGATCGTATGGGGAGACGAGGGCGTACTGAATGTTGCCACGGCGTCTGAGGCCGACATCGTTCTCACCGCGATCGTCGGCGCGGCTGGCCTGCTCCCGAGCCTTGCCGCTATCAAAGCGGGAAAGGATATTGCCCTCGCCACGAAGGAGGTTATGGTGATGGCGGGGGAGCTGGTGATCGCCGAGGCCCGAGCGCGAGGCGTTCGGCTCCTTCCCGTAGATAGTGAACATTCGGCCATCTTCCAATGTCTGGGTGGACAACATAGCTGCGCGTATTTGAAGCGAGTGCTCTTGACTTCCTCAGGAGGACCGTTCCGCCAGCGATCCAAGGAAAGCTTCGCCAGCATTACTCCGGATGAGGCGCTACGGCACCCAACATGGGTTATGGGGAAGAAGATTACTATTGATTCGGCCACCCTTATGAATAAGGGATTGGAAGTCATCGAGGCCAGCTGGTTCTTCTCCCTCACGCCGCAACAGATCGACGTCATCATTCACCCGCAGAGCATTATCCATTCAATGGTAGAGTTCGTGGATGGGGCGATCCTGGCTCAGATGGGGGTGACCGATATGGGACTGCCGATCCTGTACGCCCTCTCATTCCCTGACCGGCTACAGACTCCACTGCCGCCCCTTGACCTGAACAGTCTGTCGGCGTTGACCTTTGAACCGGTTGACCGCGAGAAGTTCCCGTGTCTTGGATTCGCCTATCAGGCGCTCCAGGCCGGTGGAACCTATCCGGCTGTTCTCAACGCCGCCAACGAAGTGGCGGTGGACCTGTTTCTCTCCGGTCGGATTAACTTCCCTGACATTTCCGCCCTCATCGCTAGAGCGATGGACAGCCACCGGGGTCGCAAGATCGATTCCCTTGAAGATGCCATAGATGCTGATCGCGAGGCCCGGGAACTCGTGTTGGCGGCACTGCCAACCTAA
- a CDS encoding aspartate ammonia-lyase, translating to MATRIEQDSLGPKGVPVDAYYGLQTVRALENFPISGLRLHPKMVEAMVTVKKAAALVNTDLELLKPEIGRAIAAAADEVLAGKLRDQFVVDVYQMGAGTSFNMNVNEVLANRAIELLGGKKGDYTIVHPNDHVNMAQSTNDVFPTAMRMAARLLLEELLPVLKDLKTALIGKAKEFDDILKSGRTHLQDAVPIRLGQEFAAYAVTIGKCQERIAVAARSLEELGIGGSAVGTGLNTHQQYRTRLVEYLRAWTRIEWSAAPDMREAMQSNLPVAEASSALRLLALELTRICNDLRLLTSGPTTGFAEIALPAAQPGSSIMPGKVNPSVVEMVNMVCFQVIGNDLTVSMAAQAGQLELNVMMPVMAYNLHQSIDILKNATRAFVDRCVVGIVADANRCRRYAESSMALATALNTYIGYARAAEVVKRAGREQKRIIDVVREGKLLTEAQIAQILTPVKLTEPGLPGKPDESP from the coding sequence ATGGCGACGCGGATCGAGCAGGATTCGTTGGGACCGAAGGGGGTTCCGGTCGATGCCTACTATGGCCTCCAGACAGTCAGGGCGCTGGAAAACTTTCCCATCAGCGGGCTCCGGCTGCATCCGAAAATGGTAGAGGCGATGGTGACGGTCAAGAAGGCGGCCGCGCTGGTCAACACCGACTTGGAGCTCTTGAAGCCGGAGATAGGCAGGGCGATCGCAGCGGCGGCCGACGAGGTCCTGGCCGGCAAGCTCCGCGATCAGTTTGTGGTAGACGTCTACCAGATGGGCGCCGGGACATCTTTTAATATGAACGTCAACGAGGTCCTGGCTAACCGGGCCATCGAGCTTCTGGGCGGGAAGAAGGGCGACTATACGATAGTTCACCCCAATGACCATGTCAACATGGCTCAGTCAACTAACGACGTCTTTCCGACCGCCATGCGGATGGCTGCTCGCTTGCTACTGGAAGAGCTGCTGCCGGTCCTGAAGGATCTGAAAACCGCCCTGATCGGAAAGGCGAAGGAGTTCGACGACATCCTGAAGTCGGGTCGAACGCATCTGCAGGACGCGGTTCCTATCCGGCTGGGACAGGAGTTTGCGGCCTATGCGGTAACTATCGGAAAATGTCAGGAGCGGATCGCCGTCGCAGCACGATCACTTGAAGAGCTGGGGATCGGTGGAAGCGCCGTCGGTACCGGTCTAAACACCCACCAGCAGTATCGCACCAGACTGGTAGAGTACCTGCGCGCCTGGACGAGAATCGAGTGGAGCGCCGCGCCTGACATGCGCGAAGCGATGCAGTCGAACCTGCCCGTCGCGGAGGCCTCATCGGCCCTGCGGCTATTGGCGCTCGAGCTGACCAGGATCTGCAACGATCTGCGCCTCCTGACCTCAGGTCCCACCACAGGGTTCGCCGAGATCGCGCTGCCTGCGGCGCAGCCGGGCTCCTCGATCATGCCGGGCAAGGTCAACCCATCTGTAGTCGAGATGGTGAATATGGTCTGCTTCCAGGTGATCGGTAACGACCTGACCGTTTCGATGGCGGCCCAGGCCGGGCAGCTTGAACTGAACGTCATGATGCCGGTCATGGCCTACAACCTGCATCAGTCGATCGATATCCTGAAGAACGCCACGCGAGCCTTTGTCGACCGGTGTGTTGTCGGCATCGTCGCTGATGCTAACCGATGCCGCCGCTATGCCGAAAGCAGTATGGCGCTGGCTACGGCGCTGAACACTTATATCGGCTATGCCCGGGCCGCTGAGGTGGTGAAGCGCGCCGGACGCGAGCAGAAGCGCATCATTGACGTGGTTCGCGAGGGAAAGCTGCTCACCGAGGCTCAGATTGCCCAGATCCTAACCCCGGTGAAGCTTACCGAGCCCGGCTTACCCGGCAAGCCGGATGAATCGCCGTGA
- the rseP gene encoding RIP metalloprotease RseP produces MMASIPTVALSLLGAIDPRPFLSRLDYLLWAVLVLGALIFVHELGHFLVAKRAGVRVLKFSLGFGPKIIGFTRGGTEYLLSAIPLGGYVKMLGEDPKEEVVDQEGSFSEKPVGWRSLIILAGPGSNFLLAVAIFWVVFTLGVPTLATKVGEVMQDFPAHEAGVLVGDRIKAIDGHPIEKWEELATQIHKSPGRPVRLTVEREGNRFDLVVAPKATRQKNLFGEEQEVGLLGIAPAEEFLTERINPVAALAKALYKTYDLSRLILLTFVKLIQGVVPAKTIGGPLLVAQMAGQQARQGILNLMFFTALLSINLGILNLLPIPILDGGHLFFSLIEAVRGKPVSLQKREMAQQVGLALLVALMIFAFYNDIFRLLGRQ; encoded by the coding sequence ATGATGGCCTCGATACCTACGGTTGCCCTCAGCCTCTTGGGTGCGATCGATCCTCGACCGTTTCTCTCACGCCTTGACTATCTTCTGTGGGCTGTTCTTGTTCTGGGTGCGCTCATCTTCGTTCACGAGCTCGGCCACTTCCTGGTGGCCAAGCGGGCGGGGGTCAGGGTCCTGAAGTTTTCTCTCGGTTTCGGCCCGAAGATCATCGGGTTCACGCGCGGCGGGACCGAATATCTCCTGTCTGCTATCCCGCTTGGCGGCTATGTCAAGATGCTCGGCGAGGATCCAAAGGAAGAGGTCGTCGACCAGGAAGGGTCGTTCTCCGAAAAACCGGTCGGATGGCGCTCGCTGATCATCCTGGCCGGTCCGGGATCAAATTTTCTTCTTGCCGTCGCTATCTTTTGGGTTGTCTTCACACTCGGCGTCCCGACCCTCGCTACCAAGGTGGGAGAGGTCATGCAGGACTTTCCGGCGCACGAGGCCGGCGTGCTGGTCGGCGATCGAATCAAGGCGATCGACGGGCACCCCATTGAGAAGTGGGAGGAGCTGGCAACCCAGATCCATAAAAGCCCCGGGCGGCCTGTTCGCCTGACAGTCGAACGAGAGGGGAACCGGTTTGATCTGGTGGTGGCTCCAAAGGCCACTCGCCAGAAGAACCTCTTCGGGGAGGAACAGGAGGTCGGCCTGCTCGGGATCGCGCCGGCCGAAGAGTTCCTCACCGAACGGATCAATCCGGTCGCCGCATTGGCAAAAGCGCTCTACAAGACGTACGATCTCAGCCGCCTGATCCTGCTCACCTTTGTCAAGCTGATCCAGGGGGTCGTCCCGGCGAAGACCATCGGCGGACCGCTCCTGGTGGCGCAGATGGCCGGCCAGCAGGCGCGCCAAGGTATCTTGAATCTTATGTTCTTTACCGCGTTGCTATCCATCAACTTGGGGATCCTGAATCTGCTTCCGATCCCTATTCTGGATGGGGGACACCTGTTCTTTTCTCTGATTGAAGCGGTTCGCGGTAAACCAGTCAGCCTGCAGAAGCGAGAGATGGCCCAGCAGGTCGGACTGGCCCTGTTGGTGGCCCTGATGATTTTTGCCTTCTACAACGATATCTTCCGCCTGCTCGGAAGACAGTAA
- a CDS encoding proline--tRNA ligase produces the protein MRWTRSLIPTLKEEPAEAEAVSHKLMVRAGLVRQLAAGIYITLPLGQRVMDRISAIIREEMNQIGSQEITMPVLHPAELWQQTGRWATIGEEMFRLHDRGKRQMCLGMTHEEVIAWLAAREIRSYRDLPQIWYQIQTKLRDEARPKSGVLRTREFVMKDSYSLDRDEAGLEKNYELHKEAYCRIFARCGLAFHVVESDPGMMGGAVAHEFMAPSEAGEDEIALCDRCSYSANVELAVSRLRSPVFPEWDLEEIATPGAGTIEEVCRFLRIDPALTIKSLLLVTKDGSVLALLRGDQQLHEKKLARVVGEARPAHRDEMLMHLGAGPGSIGPVGAKLPIIADESLRKGRYVAGANKDGFHLRGVGPGIHFQPRWADIHQVSNGDQCPHCEGSLRIERVIEVGNIFRLGTKYSVSMKAVYLNEAGEECPIVMGSYGIGLARIAAAAVEQCHDDLGIVWPPALAPFQLHLLPVNMRDQKMAELAEALYIQLQRAGIEALYDDRDERAGVKFKDADLLGLPLRMTVGTRAIKEGTVDLKVRKTGEESQIPISEAVSRAQALLTRSAEPQYQK, from the coding sequence ATGCGTTGGACAAGGTCGCTGATCCCGACACTGAAAGAAGAACCTGCAGAAGCCGAGGCGGTCAGTCATAAGCTGATGGTCCGCGCCGGCTTGGTCCGGCAACTCGCAGCCGGGATCTATATCACCCTGCCGCTGGGCCAGCGAGTGATGGACAGAATCAGCGCCATCATCCGCGAGGAGATGAACCAAATCGGCAGTCAGGAGATCACTATGCCGGTCCTGCACCCGGCGGAGCTGTGGCAGCAGACCGGGCGATGGGCAACGATCGGCGAGGAGATGTTTCGGTTGCACGATCGCGGCAAGCGGCAGATGTGTCTCGGAATGACGCACGAAGAGGTCATCGCCTGGCTGGCGGCGCGTGAGATCCGCTCCTACCGAGACCTCCCGCAGATCTGGTATCAGATCCAGACCAAGCTTCGGGACGAAGCGAGGCCCAAGAGCGGCGTCCTGCGGACGCGGGAGTTCGTGATGAAGGACTCCTACTCATTGGATCGGGACGAGGCGGGGCTGGAGAAAAACTACGAACTCCATAAGGAGGCGTATTGCCGTATCTTCGCGCGTTGCGGCTTGGCCTTTCACGTCGTTGAAAGCGATCCGGGCATGATGGGCGGCGCGGTCGCACACGAGTTTATGGCGCCGAGTGAAGCCGGAGAGGACGAGATCGCCCTGTGCGACCGCTGCAGTTACTCGGCTAATGTCGAGCTGGCTGTCTCCAGGTTGCGAAGCCCGGTATTCCCGGAGTGGGACCTGGAGGAGATCGCCACACCAGGCGCCGGAACCATTGAAGAGGTGTGCCGCTTCCTCCGGATCGACCCGGCGCTGACCATCAAGTCGTTGCTGCTCGTGACAAAAGATGGCTCGGTCCTGGCCCTACTAAGGGGCGATCAGCAGCTCCATGAGAAGAAGCTCGCAAGGGTGGTCGGAGAGGCTCGCCCGGCCCATCGCGATGAAATGCTGATGCACCTCGGGGCCGGACCCGGCAGCATCGGTCCCGTCGGCGCAAAACTACCCATCATTGCCGATGAGTCGTTGCGCAAAGGTCGATATGTCGCCGGGGCCAACAAGGATGGATTTCATCTTCGTGGTGTTGGGCCGGGCATCCACTTCCAGCCGCGTTGGGCCGATATCCACCAAGTGTCAAACGGGGATCAGTGTCCACATTGCGAGGGCAGCCTGCGCATCGAACGGGTGATTGAGGTGGGAAACATCTTCAGGCTCGGGACGAAATACTCCGTCTCGATGAAGGCGGTCTACCTGAATGAAGCGGGGGAGGAATGCCCTATCGTGATGGGAAGCTACGGAATTGGACTGGCGCGTATTGCGGCGGCGGCAGTTGAACAGTGCCACGACGACCTGGGAATCGTCTGGCCTCCGGCTCTCGCGCCCTTTCAACTCCATCTGCTGCCGGTCAACATGCGCGATCAAAAGATGGCGGAGCTGGCGGAGGCGCTCTATATCCAACTCCAGCGGGCGGGAATCGAGGCCCTGTATGATGACCGGGATGAGCGAGCCGGAGTGAAGTTCAAGGACGCTGATCTGCTTGGTCTGCCCCTTCGGATGACCGTTGGGACCCGGGCCATCAAAGAGGGAACGGTTGACTTGAAGGTACGAAAGACCGGCGAAGAGTCGCAGATCCCGATCTCGGAAGCGGTCTCCAGGGCGCAAGCCCTCCTTACCCGCTCCGCGGAGCCACAATACCAAAAGTAG
- a CDS encoding 3'-phosphoesterase: protein MSKSTARVTLRFVVHEHKATRLHYDFRLEMGGILKSWAVPKGPSMNPADKRLAVMVVDHTVDYINFEGIIPEGSYGAGPVVVWDEGTYETIEPTSPEVQLAGGKLVFVLNGRKLKGTFALARFARGETGKEWLLMKKRDQYTDPAWTLRSELTPTRLKALAVKTPPCETS, encoded by the coding sequence ATGTCGAAATCCACGGCAAGGGTGACGCTACGGTTTGTCGTCCATGAGCATAAGGCGACGCGGCTGCACTACGACTTTCGGCTCGAGATGGGCGGGATCCTCAAATCGTGGGCGGTCCCTAAGGGTCCATCCATGAATCCTGCCGACAAGCGGCTGGCCGTGATGGTCGTCGACCATACAGTGGACTATATCAACTTTGAGGGGATTATCCCGGAGGGCAGTTATGGCGCTGGACCCGTAGTAGTGTGGGATGAGGGGACGTACGAGACGATAGAGCCCACTTCGCCGGAGGTTCAGCTCGCAGGCGGAAAGCTCGTTTTCGTGTTGAACGGGCGGAAATTGAAGGGGACGTTCGCGCTCGCCCGGTTCGCCAGGGGCGAGACCGGGAAGGAATGGCTGTTGATGAAGAAGAGGGATCAGTATACCGATCCAGCCTGGACGCTCAGGAGCGAGCTTACGCCGACTCGACTCAAGGCGTTGGCGGTGAAGACGCCACCGTGCGAAACCTCGTAA
- a CDS encoding cold shock domain-containing protein: MRGTGKVKWFNEAKGYGFIERSEGGDLFVHYSAIQGNGFRTLAEGQEVEFDVVEGPKGKQAANVVKL; this comes from the coding sequence GTGCGAGGCACCGGGAAGGTAAAATGGTTCAACGAGGCCAAGGGATACGGCTTTATCGAGCGATCTGAGGGTGGCGACCTGTTCGTCCATTACTCTGCCATCCAGGGTAATGGCTTCAGGACGCTGGCGGAGGGCCAGGAAGTGGAGTTTGATGTCGTGGAAGGGCCGAAGGGAAAGCAGGCCGCTAACGTCGTCAAGCTGTAG